In Flammeovirgaceae bacterium 311, one DNA window encodes the following:
- a CDS encoding hypothetical protein (COG3781 Predicted membrane protein), translated as MINYNPKAWFVFIFRLTKADTFRQLLPLMLALSVYSGVIAYLELHYLSVEDASTIRNIGMMHSVLGFVISLLLVFRTNTAYDRWWEGRKIWGGMTNTCRNLSIKLQALGLGQNDLDFFRGMIPNYAFALRNMLRENEDYTELDPVLDLKKERHLPNQLAAAMFSKANSLYGSGKISQTHLWMLNEDIKALTDHCGACERIKNTPIPYTYGVFIKKFIFLYVITLPFGWVFSLGYYVIPVVVFIMYALTSLELIAEEIENPFGTDDNDLPIDQICSNIKKHVGELLY; from the coding sequence ATGATCAATTACAACCCGAAAGCCTGGTTCGTTTTTATATTCAGACTCACTAAGGCCGATACCTTCAGACAGCTTTTGCCGCTGATGCTGGCGTTGAGCGTTTATTCCGGTGTTATTGCCTATTTGGAGCTGCATTATCTCAGTGTGGAAGATGCCAGTACTATCCGGAACATTGGCATGATGCACAGTGTGCTTGGTTTTGTTATTTCACTGCTGCTGGTTTTCAGAACCAATACTGCTTACGACCGCTGGTGGGAAGGCCGCAAAATCTGGGGTGGTATGACCAATACCTGCAGAAACCTCTCCATTAAGCTGCAGGCACTCGGCCTGGGGCAGAACGATCTAGATTTTTTCAGGGGGATGATTCCCAATTATGCATTTGCCCTGCGAAATATGCTGAGAGAGAATGAAGATTATACAGAACTGGATCCGGTACTGGATTTGAAAAAGGAACGGCATTTGCCAAACCAGCTGGCTGCAGCCATGTTCTCAAAAGCTAACAGCCTGTATGGCAGTGGCAAAATATCCCAAACGCATTTGTGGATGCTGAACGAGGACATTAAAGCACTTACCGATCATTGCGGAGCATGCGAACGCATTAAGAATACGCCCATTCCCTATACCTATGGAGTATTTATTAAGAAGTTCATCTTTTTGTATGTGATTACCCTGCCTTTTGGCTGGGTTTTCAGCCTGGGCTATTACGTAATTCCGGTGGTGGTATTTATTATGTATGCCCTTACCAGTCTGGAGCTGATTGCCGAGGAAATAGAAAATCCCTTTGGCACCGATGATAACGATCTGCCAATTGACCAGATCTGCAGCAATATCAAAAAACATGTGGGAGAACTGCTCTACTGA
- a CDS encoding SpoVR family protein (COG2719 Uncharacterized conserved protein), protein MSQKENYKALFCNPNWDYKTLEAADEVIDRIGKEYLKLKIYPNQIEIVTSEQMLDAYSLIGLPTSYPHWKFGKDFVMNQNNYSKGRMGLSYEMVINSNPCISYNMENNSTCMMLLVIAHACQGHNAFFANNYMFLDWTSADSIVDYMVFARDYILKCEEEYGSEEVERVLDACHALMNHGIDRYKKPGKRSAMEENERLKKLTTIRRENYNELWKTLPSAPEAAEGVFKKNKKFPLEPEENILYFIEKFAPTLPTWKREIVRIVRKVAQYYYPQGATKVMNEGFATFVHYHIIYKLYDEGYVNDGFMLEFIKSHSSVLYQPEYSSKYFSGLNPYTLGFNIFMDIKRICLDPTPEDRLWFPDLIGKDWLEQVHFVMENFRDDSFILQYLSPKVMRDMKLFAITDDEHKKEYLINAIHNERGYKKVREQLSQQYDRISYVPNLQVSSVDTHATNKLSLTHYMHNDRKLEPENSKKVLEQIRYLWGFPVEIHSKNKLGVNEQTFECK, encoded by the coding sequence ATGAGCCAGAAAGAAAATTATAAAGCCCTTTTTTGTAATCCCAACTGGGATTATAAAACCCTGGAAGCAGCAGATGAGGTAATAGACAGAATCGGGAAGGAGTACCTGAAGCTGAAAATTTATCCTAACCAGATAGAAATTGTAACCTCTGAGCAAATGCTGGATGCTTATTCGCTCATTGGTTTGCCTACTTCCTATCCACACTGGAAATTCGGCAAGGATTTCGTCATGAATCAGAACAATTACAGCAAGGGCAGGATGGGGCTGTCTTACGAGATGGTGATTAACTCCAATCCCTGCATCAGCTACAATATGGAGAATAACTCCACCTGCATGATGCTGCTGGTGATTGCACATGCCTGCCAGGGCCATAATGCTTTTTTTGCCAATAACTATATGTTCCTGGACTGGACCTCTGCCGACTCCATTGTGGACTATATGGTTTTCGCCAGAGATTATATACTGAAGTGTGAAGAAGAATACGGTTCTGAGGAAGTGGAGCGTGTGCTGGATGCCTGTCATGCACTTATGAACCATGGAATAGATCGTTATAAAAAACCTGGCAAACGTTCTGCCATGGAGGAAAATGAGCGATTAAAAAAGCTTACCACCATCAGGCGTGAAAATTACAATGAGCTTTGGAAAACATTGCCATCAGCACCAGAAGCCGCTGAAGGTGTTTTTAAAAAAAATAAAAAATTTCCGCTGGAGCCGGAAGAGAATATTTTATACTTCATAGAGAAGTTTGCCCCCACTTTACCCACCTGGAAGCGGGAAATAGTGCGTATTGTACGTAAAGTAGCCCAGTACTATTATCCACAGGGAGCTACCAAAGTAATGAACGAAGGCTTTGCTACCTTTGTGCATTACCACATCATCTATAAACTCTACGATGAAGGCTATGTGAACGATGGCTTTATGCTTGAGTTCATCAAGAGCCATAGCAGCGTTTTGTACCAGCCGGAATATAGCAGCAAGTATTTCAGCGGTCTAAACCCTTATACGCTTGGCTTTAATATTTTTATGGATATAAAACGTATATGCCTGGATCCCACACCGGAAGACAGGCTATGGTTCCCTGACCTGATTGGTAAGGACTGGCTGGAACAGGTTCACTTTGTGATGGAAAATTTCCGTGATGACAGTTTCATCCTTCAGTATCTTTCGCCTAAGGTAATGCGGGATATGAAGCTTTTTGCCATTACAGATGATGAACACAAAAAGGAATACCTGATCAATGCCATCCATAATGAAAGGGGCTACAAAAAAGTAAGAGAGCAGCTAAGCCAGCAGTACGATCGCATCAGCTATGTGCCAAACTTACAGGTGTCCAGTGTGGATACGCATGCAACAAACAAGCTGTCGCTCACTCACTATATGCACAACGACCGCAAGCTTGAGCCGGAAAATAGCAAAAAAGTGCTGGAGCAAATTCGTTACCTCTGGGGCTTTCCGGTAGAGATACATTCAAAAAACAAGCTGGGAGTAAACGAGCAGACTTTTGAATGTAAATAG
- a CDS encoding hypothetical protein (COG2718 Uncharacterized conserved protein): MSNIVDRRTNNKGKSTGNRQKFLKRVEDQIKKAIPNIISQESLKDSSSGGSVSVPVKGIDEPTFRHAAGSGKKYSVRPGNDRFNEGDTIPKPEGGAGSGSGKGKGSNSPEITEDDFMVVLSREEFLKYFFDDLALPNLLKKFMESTVTYNYKRAGYTKDSVPSRLNIKSSYQQSLGRQLALKGAFNKKLKELEVQYALCDDDARKLVLALEIEKVTKQSKTIPFFEDVDLRYNNFERVPTPVTSAVMFCIMDVSASMGQHEKDIAKRFFTLLYIFLTRQYKNVELVFIRHHTEAKEVNEEEFFNSRESGGTVVAPSLKLMDKIRRERFDDSWNIYCCQASDGDVWSRDDAVECRRLVKDTILPEVQYMAYIEINKSSEGDLWQSYKEVCDEENFSMRRIKEVHQIWPVFRGLFRKRSELSDV; the protein is encoded by the coding sequence ATGAGCAATATTGTAGATAGAAGAACTAATAATAAAGGTAAATCTACCGGCAATCGTCAGAAGTTCTTGAAGCGGGTAGAGGATCAGATCAAGAAAGCTATTCCTAATATCATTAGCCAGGAGAGCCTGAAAGACAGCAGTTCGGGCGGGAGTGTGAGTGTACCTGTAAAAGGTATTGATGAGCCCACCTTCCGGCATGCAGCCGGTTCCGGCAAAAAGTACAGCGTACGGCCGGGTAACGATCGCTTTAATGAGGGTGATACCATTCCCAAACCCGAAGGGGGCGCTGGGAGTGGAAGCGGCAAAGGTAAAGGATCCAATAGCCCGGAAATCACCGAAGATGACTTTATGGTGGTGCTTTCCCGCGAAGAATTCCTGAAATATTTCTTTGATGATCTGGCACTGCCAAACCTGCTGAAGAAGTTCATGGAAAGCACTGTTACCTATAACTACAAACGTGCCGGTTATACCAAAGACAGTGTTCCTTCCAGGTTAAACATTAAATCAAGCTATCAGCAGTCTTTGGGGCGGCAGCTGGCCCTGAAGGGGGCTTTTAACAAAAAGCTGAAGGAGCTGGAAGTGCAATATGCCCTTTGCGATGATGATGCCCGCAAGCTTGTGCTGGCTCTTGAAATAGAAAAAGTAACCAAACAGTCTAAAACCATTCCTTTTTTTGAGGATGTAGACCTGCGTTACAACAATTTTGAGCGGGTGCCCACACCGGTTACCTCTGCTGTTATGTTTTGCATCATGGACGTATCTGCCTCCATGGGGCAGCACGAAAAAGACATTGCCAAGAGATTCTTCACCCTGCTGTACATCTTCCTTACGCGCCAGTATAAAAATGTAGAGCTGGTGTTTATTCGCCACCACACAGAAGCTAAAGAGGTAAATGAGGAGGAGTTCTTTAACTCCCGCGAGAGCGGTGGTACCGTGGTAGCCCCATCCCTAAAATTAATGGACAAGATCAGGAGGGAGCGCTTCGATGATAGCTGGAATATTTACTGTTGCCAGGCATCGGATGGCGATGTATGGTCACGCGATGATGCGGTGGAGTGCAGGCGTCTGGTGAAGGATACCATTTTGCCCGAAGTTCAATATATGGCCTATATAGAAATCAATAAAAGCAGCGAAGGAGACCTTTGGCAGTCATATAAAGAAGTTTGCGATGAGGAAAATTTCTCCATGCGCCGCATTAAGGAAGTGCACCAGATTTGGCCGGTATTCAGAGGCCTTTTCAGGAAAAGAAGTGAATTAAGTGATGTTTGA
- a CDS encoding PrkA family serine protein kinase (COG2766 Putative Ser protein kinase), producing the protein MNILEKIRTNYSTATNEMTVSEYLEECRKDQQVYSKPAERLLNAIGEPELLDTREDPVLSRIFSNKRIKIYPAFREFYGMESTIEQIVSYFRHSAQGLEEKKQILYLMGPVGGGKSSLAEKIKHLIQQNPIYVLKAYDQVSPVYESPLGLFADYKKELEEEYGIPVRYIPACMSPWASKRLREFDGDINKFRVVKLFPSVQDQIAVAKTEPGDENNQDISTLVGKVDIRKLAEYQQSDPDAYSYTGGLCLANQGVLEFVEMFKAPIKVLNPLLTATQEKNYKGTEPIGAIPFDGIILAHSNESEWAKFTNDKKNEAFLDRIYKVQVPYCLRVSEEIKIYEKLIEESSLRNSPCAPKTLELLAEFSVMSRLKEPENSSLYSKMRVYNGETLKETDPNAKSIQEYRDDAGINEGMTGISTRFAFKILSKVFNFDSEEIAANPVHLLYVLEQEVIKMMLPPDTENRYLTLIKSILVSKYAEFISDEIQKAYIESYSSYGQNIFEKYVIYADHWMQNNDYRDPDTGEVLDRSILNEELEKIEKPAGIANPKDFRAEVTNFTLRYRANNGGKSPRWDSYEKIKNVIEKKIFTNTEDLLPVVSFNVKSNEEDEKKHRDFTRRMKDRGYTDKQIRILVDWFMRVRKTMS; encoded by the coding sequence ATGAATATCTTAGAAAAAATTAGAACAAATTACAGTACCGCCACCAATGAAATGACAGTCTCGGAGTATCTGGAAGAGTGTCGAAAAGATCAGCAGGTTTATTCAAAACCGGCAGAACGACTTCTGAATGCGATTGGGGAGCCGGAACTGCTGGATACCCGTGAGGATCCTGTACTAAGCCGAATATTCTCCAATAAGCGTATTAAAATCTATCCTGCCTTCCGTGAATTCTATGGCATGGAAAGCACCATTGAGCAGATTGTTTCTTACTTCCGCCATTCTGCACAGGGGCTGGAGGAGAAGAAACAAATACTTTATTTAATGGGACCGGTAGGCGGTGGTAAGAGCTCTCTGGCCGAAAAGATCAAGCACCTCATCCAGCAAAATCCAATTTATGTACTGAAGGCTTACGATCAGGTAAGTCCTGTTTACGAAAGCCCGCTGGGTCTATTTGCTGATTATAAAAAAGAGCTGGAGGAGGAATATGGTATTCCTGTCCGGTACATTCCGGCCTGCATGAGCCCCTGGGCTTCAAAGCGCCTTCGTGAGTTTGATGGCGATATCAACAAGTTCAGAGTTGTGAAGCTATTCCCATCGGTGCAGGATCAGATTGCTGTTGCCAAGACTGAACCGGGAGACGAAAATAACCAGGATATTTCCACTCTGGTGGGCAAGGTAGACATCCGCAAGCTGGCAGAGTACCAGCAGAGCGATCCGGATGCCTATTCCTATACCGGTGGCCTTTGCCTGGCAAATCAGGGTGTGCTGGAGTTTGTGGAAATGTTTAAGGCACCCATTAAAGTGCTTAATCCACTTTTAACTGCCACACAGGAAAAGAACTATAAAGGCACTGAGCCTATCGGAGCAATACCATTTGATGGTATCATTCTGGCGCACTCTAACGAGAGCGAATGGGCTAAGTTTACCAACGATAAGAAAAACGAAGCATTCCTGGATCGTATTTATAAAGTGCAGGTGCCATACTGCCTGCGTGTAAGTGAAGAGATAAAGATATATGAAAAGTTAATTGAAGAAAGCTCACTGCGCAACTCACCCTGTGCGCCTAAAACGCTGGAGTTGCTGGCTGAGTTTTCTGTAATGTCGCGCCTGAAGGAGCCTGAAAACTCCAGTCTCTATTCTAAAATGAGGGTGTACAATGGCGAGACGCTGAAAGAAACCGATCCTAATGCAAAATCTATCCAGGAGTATCGTGACGATGCCGGCATCAACGAAGGTATGACTGGTATTTCCACCCGCTTTGCCTTTAAAATTCTTTCCAAGGTTTTCAATTTCGATAGCGAAGAAATTGCCGCCAACCCGGTGCACCTGCTGTATGTACTCGAGCAGGAGGTAATCAAAATGATGCTGCCGCCCGATACTGAAAACCGCTACCTCACCCTCATTAAATCTATCCTGGTTAGCAAATATGCTGAATTTATCTCTGATGAGATACAGAAAGCCTATATAGAGTCCTATAGCTCTTATGGCCAGAATATTTTTGAAAAGTATGTGATCTACGCCGACCATTGGATGCAGAACAATGATTATCGTGATCCGGATACGGGAGAGGTGCTGGATAGAAGCATACTGAATGAGGAGCTGGAGAAAATTGAAAAGCCTGCCGGTATAGCAAATCCTAAAGATTTCAGGGCAGAGGTAACCAATTTCACCCTTAGGTACCGGGCCAATAACGGTGGTAAAAGTCCACGCTGGGATTCTTATGAGAAGATCAAAAATGTAATTGAGAAGAAAATCTTCACCAATACGGAAGATTTGCTGCCAGTGGTTTCTTTCAATGTGAAATCCAATGAAGAGGATGAAAAGAAACATAGGGACTTTACGCGTCGCATGAAAGACCGTGGATACACAGATAAGCAGATACGCATACTGGTTGACTGGTTTATGCGCGTGAGAAAAACGATGTCCTAG
- a CDS encoding ATP-dependent RNA helicase (COG0513 Superfamily II DNA and RNA helicases) — protein sequence MATFKDLGVSDTFIKALQENNIESPTEIQEKVIPLLLKKGTDLVAQAQTGTGKTAAFGLPLLQTLDPENSKVQALVLAPTRELCQQIAKQLFRFTKYGPKIFSEAVYGGAPIGDQIKALMRPTQIVVATPGRLIDLLDREAVDLTQVKILVLDEADEMLSMGFKKELELVMKKASGKHSTWLFSATMPPDIRAIISNYMSPQAQKVQIDKQNVVNKDIEHRYILCDGKDKPRILLNFLQDQGESRGLVFCKTKNQAQTLAKQLTAKNYPADALHGDLQQRERDKVMRAFTNRMEFSTLIATDIAARGLDIDDLAYVVHFDLPDQLEYYTHRSGRTARAGKKGLSVALVTQAQMKDLRAIENSLGIKMNEM from the coding sequence TTGGCTACTTTCAAAGATTTAGGCGTTTCTGATACATTCATCAAAGCATTGCAGGAGAATAATATCGAATCTCCTACAGAAATACAGGAAAAAGTAATTCCCCTTTTGCTGAAAAAGGGTACCGACCTGGTTGCGCAGGCCCAGACAGGTACTGGTAAAACTGCCGCTTTCGGGCTGCCCCTGTTGCAGACGCTGGATCCGGAAAACAGCAAGGTGCAGGCCCTGGTACTGGCACCTACACGTGAATTATGTCAGCAGATTGCAAAGCAACTGTTCAGATTCACTAAGTACGGGCCTAAAATATTTTCAGAGGCTGTATACGGGGGTGCTCCTATTGGAGATCAGATAAAGGCCCTGATGCGGCCAACGCAAATTGTGGTGGCTACACCCGGAAGGCTGATAGACCTGCTGGACCGCGAAGCAGTGGATCTGACACAGGTAAAAATTCTGGTGTTGGACGAGGCCGATGAAATGCTTAGCATGGGTTTTAAAAAAGAGCTTGAGCTGGTCATGAAAAAAGCATCTGGCAAACATTCTACCTGGTTGTTTTCTGCCACCATGCCTCCCGATATCCGGGCAATCATCAGCAATTATATGTCGCCCCAGGCACAAAAGGTGCAGATTGATAAACAGAATGTAGTGAACAAAGATATTGAGCATCGCTACATTTTATGCGACGGTAAAGACAAGCCCAGGATACTCCTGAATTTTCTGCAGGACCAGGGCGAAAGCAGAGGCCTCGTTTTCTGCAAAACCAAAAACCAGGCCCAGACACTGGCTAAGCAACTGACTGCTAAAAATTATCCGGCCGATGCACTGCACGGAGATCTGCAGCAGCGGGAGCGGGATAAAGTGATGCGTGCCTTTACAAACCGTATGGAATTTTCTACCCTCATTGCTACAGATATTGCAGCAAGGGGTCTTGATATTGATGACCTTGCCTATGTAGTACATTTTGATTTGCCAGATCAGCTGGAATATTATACCCATCGCAGTGGCCGTACAGCCCGTGCAGGCAAAAAAGGATTGTCTGTAGCCCTGGTAACACAGGCACAAATGAAAGATCTAAGAGCTATCGAAAACAGTCTGGGGATCAAAATGAATGAGATGTAA
- a CDS encoding histidine kinase (COG0457 FOG: TPR repeat), which yields MNKYPYLLLTLFLIIIHPLSAGAQDQALADSLITVLNTQNNLSDLDKYNLYYSIAQASVNSNTRIEYSTRAINIAKEKNLDVTYQTALVHLGIGHRQKGELVKAVEIFFQAAEQFKQLGKKGSLAAAYAHIAQTYRMQNHHLHSIKYYHMAIGIFREEKDTVRVASTLLNLGYQYLKFNKPDSALIPTLEAETMFRAVGFEQGVAYALGNSGLMYAALQQDRKAENKLKEAIAILEKLHDEYAITEYLIEIAAIYQSRQEYSRALSYAKQGYALAENNKYMEFLRDASQRLSEIHAAMGQHNEAFNFLKKHNTYRDSLINEEAIRKMADLRTDYELAQKQADIDRLEVEKNNQQLMLAALLITLLLGSAVIFLLIKYNRGKKRANVLLAKQKQELEKQRNQLAALDHTRSKLFSIISHDLRGPVNSFNGISSLIKHYISTNDLIQLAEISQYIDSSASELSSLLDNLLSWSVSQRGEFPYKPEKVFLKPLTAEILGIFKTMAHAKKIKLESSVPADIALWADSNSLLTVLRNLTSNALKFTKEGGSVQITAAAKGAFAEIKVTDTGIGVSKKQLESLSDFNEEKRTWGTAGEKGLGIGLKLVFEFTRMNNGSVEVSSQEGIGTTFCITLPLYDAARHAKVQNMKNS from the coding sequence TTGAATAAGTACCCATACCTGCTTTTAACCTTATTCTTAATTATTATTCATCCGCTGTCTGCAGGAGCGCAGGATCAGGCTCTTGCAGACAGCCTGATCACAGTTCTTAACACTCAGAATAATTTATCAGATCTGGATAAATATAATCTGTACTATTCCATTGCACAAGCCAGCGTAAACTCCAACACAAGAATAGAATACAGCACCAGGGCAATCAATATTGCTAAGGAAAAAAACCTGGATGTAACCTATCAGACTGCCCTAGTACATCTGGGAATCGGGCACAGACAAAAGGGGGAGCTGGTTAAAGCTGTTGAGATTTTTTTTCAGGCTGCAGAACAATTTAAGCAATTGGGGAAGAAGGGAAGCTTAGCGGCTGCCTATGCACATATAGCTCAAACTTACCGGATGCAAAACCATCATTTGCATAGTATCAAGTATTATCACATGGCCATAGGGATTTTCAGGGAAGAAAAAGATACCGTTCGTGTGGCATCCACTTTACTAAATCTGGGCTACCAATATTTAAAGTTCAATAAGCCTGATTCTGCCCTGATACCTACACTGGAAGCCGAAACCATGTTCAGAGCGGTAGGTTTTGAACAGGGCGTTGCCTATGCACTGGGTAATTCGGGCCTGATGTATGCAGCCCTGCAACAGGACAGGAAGGCAGAAAACAAGCTGAAGGAAGCGATTGCCATACTTGAAAAACTCCACGATGAGTACGCAATAACTGAATATCTGATAGAAATAGCAGCAATTTACCAGAGCCGGCAAGAATACAGCAGGGCCCTCTCCTATGCAAAGCAAGGTTATGCCTTAGCAGAGAACAATAAATATATGGAATTTCTTAGAGATGCCTCCCAGCGTCTTTCAGAGATCCATGCAGCCATGGGCCAACATAATGAGGCATTTAATTTTTTAAAAAAGCATAACACCTACAGAGATAGTTTGATCAATGAAGAAGCAATTCGTAAAATGGCCGACCTCCGTACTGATTATGAGCTGGCACAGAAACAGGCTGATATTGATCGGCTGGAGGTAGAAAAGAATAACCAGCAGCTTATGCTGGCAGCGCTGCTCATCACTCTATTATTAGGGTCGGCCGTAATTTTTTTGCTAATAAAATACAACAGAGGGAAAAAAAGAGCCAATGTGCTGCTGGCAAAACAGAAGCAGGAACTGGAAAAACAGCGTAACCAGCTGGCGGCGCTTGATCATACCCGCAGTAAACTATTCTCCATCATCTCACATGATTTGCGCGGCCCTGTTAATTCTTTCAACGGCATCTCCAGTCTTATCAAGCATTACATTTCTACAAATGACCTGATCCAACTCGCTGAAATCTCACAGTACATTGATAGTTCGGCCAGTGAATTATCGTCCCTGCTCGATAACCTACTAAGCTGGTCTGTTAGCCAGCGGGGAGAGTTTCCCTACAAGCCCGAGAAAGTTTTTCTGAAACCATTAACTGCAGAGATCCTGGGCATATTTAAAACCATGGCACATGCCAAAAAGATAAAGCTGGAGTCATCTGTTCCTGCTGATATTGCCTTGTGGGCAGATAGCAACAGTTTACTTACAGTGTTACGCAACCTCACCAGCAATGCCCTGAAATTTACCAAAGAAGGCGGGAGTGTACAGATTACTGCAGCAGCGAAAGGAGCATTTGCCGAGATTAAAGTAACAGATACTGGAATTGGGGTATCAAAAAAACAGCTTGAATCATTATCAGACTTTAATGAAGAGAAAAGAACCTGGGGTACAGCAGGTGAAAAAGGATTAGGTATTGGATTAAAGCTTGTTTTCGAATTTACAAGAATGAATAACGGCAGTGTGGAAGTAAGCAGCCAGGAAGGAATAGGCACTACCTTTTGCATAACACTACCGCTTTATGATGCTGCCAGGCATGCAAAGGTTCAGAATATGAAAAATTCATAG
- a CDS encoding ABC transporter (COG0488 ATPase components of ABC transporters with duplicated ATPase domains), with translation MIAANNISLQYGKRVLFDEVNIRFTAGNCYGVIGANGAGKSTFLKILAGDIDPNAGSVSIDTGKRMAVLRQNHFAFDEYTVLDTVMMGHSKLWSIMKEKDAVYSKADFTEEDGIRASELEAEFAEMEGWNAESDAAALLSGVGIPESDHYKLMKELSGNQKVRILLSQALFGNPDILILDEPTNDLDIHTISWLEDFLLDFKNTVIVVSHDRHFLDTVCTHIVDIDFGAIKLYTGNYSFWYQSSQLALAQRSTANKKAEEKKKELLEFIARFSANASKSKQATSRKKLLEKINVDDIQPSNRRYPAIIFQQNRTAGDQILQVDRLTKSVEGKTLFKDLDFFVNRGEKIAFISKDSLATTMLFRILMGEAEADKGEFKFGQTITTAYLPNENESYFNTTQNLIDWLRQFSPGETDDVYIRGFLGKMLFSGEETFKKANVLSGGEKVRCMVSRMMLQGANLLILDEPTNHLDLESITAFNNALKDFPGTVLFTSHDHEFTQTVANRIIELTPTGYIDKMTTYDEYISNEALEAQREKMYV, from the coding sequence ATGATAGCAGCTAATAATATTTCTCTACAGTACGGTAAACGTGTGCTTTTTGATGAAGTAAACATCCGCTTTACCGCTGGTAATTGTTATGGTGTAATTGGTGCCAATGGCGCTGGTAAATCCACCTTTTTAAAAATTCTGGCAGGCGATATTGATCCTAATGCAGGATCGGTAAGCATTGACACGGGCAAGCGTATGGCCGTGCTGCGCCAGAACCACTTTGCATTTGATGAATACACTGTATTAGATACCGTTATGATGGGCCACTCCAAATTGTGGAGCATCATGAAGGAAAAAGATGCCGTTTACAGCAAAGCTGATTTTACGGAAGAAGATGGTATACGTGCCTCTGAGCTGGAGGCCGAGTTTGCTGAAATGGAAGGCTGGAATGCAGAATCTGATGCTGCTGCACTGCTAAGTGGTGTTGGCATACCAGAGTCTGATCATTACAAATTAATGAAAGAGCTTAGTGGTAACCAAAAAGTACGTATCCTGCTGTCGCAGGCCCTGTTTGGCAACCCTGATATCCTGATTCTGGACGAACCTACCAACGACCTGGACATCCACACCATCAGCTGGCTTGAAGACTTTCTGCTTGATTTTAAAAATACGGTGATTGTTGTATCTCACGACAGGCACTTTCTGGATACGGTATGTACCCATATTGTAGATATTGACTTTGGAGCGATCAAGCTCTATACCGGCAATTACTCTTTCTGGTACCAGAGCAGCCAGCTGGCGCTGGCCCAGCGCTCAACAGCCAACAAAAAAGCAGAAGAAAAGAAGAAAGAATTACTTGAATTCATTGCCCGTTTTAGTGCCAATGCATCCAAATCGAAGCAGGCTACCAGCCGTAAAAAATTGCTGGAGAAAATCAATGTGGATGATATTCAGCCTTCTAACAGGCGCTATCCTGCCATTATATTTCAGCAGAACCGTACTGCCGGCGACCAGATTCTGCAGGTAGACCGCTTAACCAAGTCAGTAGAAGGCAAAACACTTTTTAAAGATCTTGATTTCTTTGTAAACAGGGGCGAAAAAATTGCTTTTATCAGCAAAGACAGCCTTGCCACCACCATGTTGTTCCGCATCCTGATGGGAGAAGCAGAGGCCGATAAAGGTGAGTTTAAGTTTGGCCAGACCATTACTACGGCTTACCTGCCAAACGAAAATGAAAGCTACTTTAACACCACCCAAAACCTGATTGACTGGCTGCGGCAGTTTTCTCCGGGCGAAACCGATGATGTATACATCCGGGGCTTTCTGGGAAAAATGCTCTTTAGTGGTGAAGAAACTTTTAAAAAGGCAAACGTGCTATCGGGTGGCGAAAAAGTACGCTGCATGGTATCGCGCATGATGCTGCAAGGGGCTAACCTGCTCATCCTGGATGAACCTACCAACCACCTTGACCTGGAATCTATTACAGCCTTTAACAATGCGCTTAAAGATTTCCCGGGCACTGTGTTGTTTACTTCACATGACCATGAGTTTACACAAACCGTGGCCAACAGAATCATAGAATTGACCCCTACAGGTTACATCGATAAGATGACTACTTACGACGAATACATCTCAAATGAAGCGCTTGAGGCTCAGAGAGAGAAAATGTATGTGTAA